Within Pseudomonadota bacterium, the genomic segment AAGGCCTTCGCGGCTTGGCCATCATGATGGCCATTAGCTTCCACCTCGGCGTACCCTACCTGCAAGGTGGTTTCGTTTCGGTAGATATGTTCTTCGTGATCTCAGGCTTTTTGATCACCTCACTACTCGCTGGCGAGTTCGCCAAAAGCCATGCCAACAATCCCGATCTCGCCACAGTCTCGCTGAAAAATTTCTACATTCGCCGCGTCCGACGAATTCTTCCGGTAGCGGTGTTTGTGCTCATTGTCACGGTTTCGCTGGGGTTTCTCCTTTTTAATCCTCTGCGATCGAAACGTATTCTCTTCAACGGCGTCTGGGCCCTACTCTTTGGAGCAAATATAAACGCCATAAGACAGGCGACCGACTACTTTCAAGAGGGGCTTCCCACATCACCACTCCTGCACTATTGGTCACTGGCCGTGGAGGAGCAATTTTACTTTTTCTGGCCCCTTCTCTTCATACTATCCGCACGCAACGTTTTTAGAATACCATTCTTTAGGTCGGTTTCCTGGGAACATCGAGTATTCGCCACGATAAGTTTTATTGGCATAGCCTCATACTGCTGGTCTATGTATGCCACTCATGAGAATCCGAAGGGAGCGTACTTTTCAACGTACACGCGTACCTTTGAGCTAGCAACGGGCGCTGCCGCCGCGATCATCGTTCGAATCTATCCTAATATATCGCCATTTATTAAGCGTTTATTTTCCTACCTTTCCATCGTTCTTATTGCGGCAACGGTACTAATCTATCCAAATTTTCGAGGGTTTCCTGGCTATCTCGGTATAGTACCGACACTCGCGACCGCCCTCTATCTCGTAGCCGGCATTCCATCCAGCAACGCTCCTCAGCCCTTTCCGAATCGGTTTTTAAGTCGGAATCCCTGGAAGCTGCTGGGTACGATCTCATATTCAATGTACCTGTGGCATTTTCCGCTAATCCTTGCCCTTAAGGATTTCAATCCCTCCGCAGGAAAAACAGGTCTGAGCATGGCTCTTATACTAGTGACTATTTTCCTGCTCGCTACAATCACCTTTTATCTGATCGAGAAGCCTTGTCGTATCGTATCTGCTCACCATCAGATTGACACGTCGCTCGATCCTTTATTCAATGGGTCATGGCTTAAGAAAACAACCGTTGCGGCCTCTGGCCTGGCCGTAGCCTCATGTTTAATCATGATAGTTTTTACAGAAACCCCTGCAACAACTGCACAGTTGGCTAAATCTTCTCTAACCCAAACAGATCGACAGGCGGCGACCATAAACAGGAGCCTTTCACCATTGCTCCCGCATGAAGAGAAGTTCATGAACGCCTGGCATAGTAAAGTCGCGGAAGGTGTGAAGCTAGAGTTTCTCCCCCCGAACCTTATCCCGCTCCAGGCTCATTTGGTCAAACCAACTGGGCTCGAACCTCCGTGTCACGATACCTCTAATCCCCGCTACCCGATTGAACACCAAAGCGAGTGCCTAATCGGCGATCCCAAGGCTCCGAAATCAATCGCCATTGTGGGCGACTCACGTGCCGGAGCATGGATTCAGGCGCTCAAAGGCGCTCTCAATCCCGAAGAGTGGAAGATACACCCGTTTACCCGCGGCCACAGTTGCGGCTGGTCATTTACTTCGCCTGGCGCTCCAGCGAGCTTTAATTGCGCGGGGGTCATCGACGACACCATCGAACGCCTTAATGAATTACAGCCCGACGCTATCATCCTAACAGAGGTAGGATTTGGCGACCGCAACAGCTTCCGAGCAGCCATTCAACGTTACCTTTCCGCGTCCCCCAAGATCCTCGTCCTCTCCTCGCTCCAGGGATTACCAACCTTTGAGGAGTGCCTTGGGAAAGACAACTCGATTGGAAAGTGCCCTGTTAAAATGTTCGATACAGCAGGTGCGGAGTTACAGGCCGGTGTAAGCGATCTGGTCACCCTTGTCGAAGTAACGCACCTTATCTGTCACGAGAGGGTGTGCGCGGCGGTGATCGACGGCAGCCCAGTGTTTTATGACGGCAATCACTTCTCTTTTGAAATGGCCGACAAACTCTCGGCGCCACTCAAAATAATCTTGCGTCAAACTGGTCTCTTTGAAGTTAGCCCTCGTGAATAAAATTGATATTTTGAAAATCAGAATGAACTCTTTCATCCTTGCCGCAGCGCAATTGATGTACAGATATCTCATCGGCTACTTACTAGCGATTTTCTTACTGTCAATCGCTCACATCTATGTGACTCCAGCTGAAGGTCCTGTTGCACACGGAGCAGGCTACGCATGGCTGGCCCAAGACCCTTTCAACTTCGCGCAAGGCCATGAGTTGCAAAATAGAATTCTCACTCCGCTCATAGCGCACTATGCTGGCATCAAAACTCCGCTACAGTTCATCATGTTCATGAACCTTGTTTGCGCCTTTTTTATCGCCACCGCATACGTCGCATGCCGTTACGAGAACCTCTCTCCTAAGATAGCTGTCCTCTGCTCCGCTATATTTACATTCTCGTCCCCTGTTCTTTTTCAAATTCACTACGCCGGATATACGGACATAACCTCGTACGCCCTGGTATTTTTGGCGATGCTTACCGCACGCGGACGCTTCCTCTGGGCACTCTTCCTCGCGTTAGCGATGCTGAATCACGAAAGAAACCTCTTTGTATATCCCTGGTTTCTTTTCTACTACTTCCTACGAAACGATAGACGATTCCTCCGCACTGCCTATGCCGGAACGCTCATGGTTCTCTCCCTCGTACCGTGGCGCCTCTACGTGCAGATGGTCGCCTCATACAAAGCACCCGCCTTCTCGGTCGAGCATTACTTAAACCTAAATTTTGGAGGCACTTTCGGTTCTATCAGCGCACACCTCTACTCCGGTTTTTTTCAGACCTTCAAGCTGATGTGGGCCCTTCCCGCATACGCAATCATTATACATGCACGCAGAAAAAACTTCGCTGAGATCGCTCTGTATTTCATGATAGTGGGAA encodes:
- a CDS encoding acyltransferase family protein, with amino-acid sequence MKFRFDIEGLRGLAIMMAISFHLGVPYLQGGFVSVDMFFVISGFLITSLLAGEFAKSHANNPDLATVSLKNFYIRRVRRILPVAVFVLIVTVSLGFLLFNPLRSKRILFNGVWALLFGANINAIRQATDYFQEGLPTSPLLHYWSLAVEEQFYFFWPLLFILSARNVFRIPFFRSVSWEHRVFATISFIGIASYCWSMYATHENPKGAYFSTYTRTFELATGAAAAIIVRIYPNISPFIKRLFSYLSIVLIAATVLIYPNFRGFPGYLGIVPTLATALYLVAGIPSSNAPQPFPNRFLSRNPWKLLGTISYSMYLWHFPLILALKDFNPSAGKTGLSMALILVTIFLLATITFYLIEKPCRIVSAHHQIDTSLDPLFNGSWLKKTTVAASGLAVASCLIMIVFTETPATTAQLAKSSLTQTDRQAATINRSLSPLLPHEEKFMNAWHSKVAEGVKLEFLPPNLIPLQAHLVKPTGLEPPCHDTSNPRYPIEHQSECLIGDPKAPKSIAIVGDSRAGAWIQALKGALNPEEWKIHPFTRGHSCGWSFTSPGAPASFNCAGVIDDTIERLNELQPDAIILTEVGFGDRNSFRAAIQRYLSASPKILVLSSLQGLPTFEECLGKDNSIGKCPVKMFDTAGAELQAGVSDLVTLVEVTHLICHERVCAAVIDGSPVFYDGNHFSFEMADKLSAPLKIILRQTGLFEVSPRE